GGCTAGCAACGGTCTCCTGCTGATGCTGATAGTTATGGACAATCGCCTCCATGTACCCATGTACTTCTTGCTCAGTCAGCTCTCACTCATGGATCTGCTATTCACATCAGTTGTTGCCCCCAAAACAGTTATAGATTACCTGTGTGGACAAAACACCATCTCTTTTACAAACTGTGGGCTGCAGATGTTTCTGGCATTAACACTTGGTGGTGCAGAAGATATTCTGTTGGCTTTCATGGCATATGACCGCTATGTGGCCATTCGACACCCCTTGAACTATATGGTAATTATGAGACCAAAGGTTTGCTGGTCTATGGTGGTTATATCTTGGCTCCTGGCATCTCTGAGTGCCCTTGTGCACACTATCTACACCATGCACTTCCCTTTCTGTAGAGCTCGAGAGATTCACCATCTGCTCTGTGAGATACCTCCATTGCTAAAGCTGGCATGTGCTGAAACTTCACAGTACATGTTCATTCTATACACAACTGGGGTGACTTTCCTCCTGATTCCTCTCTCTGCCATTCTTACATCTTATACCTTAGTCTTGAATGCTGTGTTTCATATGCCCTCAACACAAGGGAGAGAGAAAGCTTTGCTTACCTGTTCATCCCACATGACAGTGGTTGGGATGTACTATGGAGCTGCCATGTTCATGTATGTTCTTCCCAGTGCCTACCACAACCCTGAGCAAGACAATATTCTCTCTGTGTTCTACACCATTGTCACTCCAGCCCTCAATCCTCTAATCTACAGCCTAAGGAACAAAGATGTGCTAGGAGCCCTGAAGAAGATTACAAGGAAAGGCTCCTCAGGACAGAGATTTTAATACTTGGGAAACAAAGAAGACTGTTCTTATagagaattttgttattattgcttcTCATTCAATTATGTATGCTCCTGACATTTTGCCATAGCATTTAATTGGTACCTTAATTTAAGTGttactttcattcattttttgattttggTAGGTTAAATCCCAATCTACTAACCTATCTTCAAAATCATGAAGTCTGTATCCAATTGAATGTGGCTCTTGAGTATGGTTTCTCTTTGCTGTAATCAAGATTTATCATATCTCACCTGTCACTTTCTATAATAacaatatgttaaatctaattttctgtgatatttcattcatattcataatGGCCCAAAAAAATTTTTGCATGGCTTCATGGAAGATTTCACTCTAGTTATTATCTATTTATCCTATGTCAGAGCTTTCTTATGACTTCTTTATCGCTACTGTCCCCCAACTCCTAGACAGTATACTTTTCTCCACTGATGTCTCCTAATTCACTTTATCAGTCACCAAAAGATGATAATCTTCATATGTGTTCAGCCTCTTACCATTTCCTCATTCAACTTGAACAATTTTTTTCAGCCATATAATAACTAGAGTCACTAGTAGCAAATGTATGAATAGCCAAGTGAGTGACATGAagctttttaaaaggaatttatgtATCTGTAGCCTGTCTGCTGAGATGGTTTGCCAGGGTGTGGTCACTAAGTTACAATTTCTTTGAGCAAGAGGTGAGAATTGAGAGTGAGGTAGACACCACCAAATGTAGGTGAGCAGCTCTCAAAAGAGCTCAGCAGACCTTCATATCAGAGGTATTATTCCATTCCTCTAATAGTACCTGTATGACTTATGATAAGCCTATTAAACTTTCTGAACCtgaatttactcatctgtaaaatgggaaatatcAGAAGACTTCTATCATTCTTTTCAATTcgaaatctatgattctttgagcTTTAGTATCTATCCAACTTGGTTGGGAAGAGTGTGTACATAATATATTAGTAAAAACACCCAAGTTGCATTGAAAAGATCTGAATTCCAAGATctgaaatttattatctttttaaatctaCAATCAGCTTTTTTCcctggttatacatatacattcattaaaaaaacacattaaaagaagaaaaaagtgagcaaataccactgcacacctgtcagattggctagaatgacagggaaagataatgcagaatgttagaaaggatgtgggaaaacagggacactgatacattgttggtggaattgtgaatatatccagccattctggagagcaatttggaactatgctcaaaaagttatcaaactttaacccagcaatgttactactgggtttgtatcccaaagagattttaaagaagggaaagggacctgtatgtgcaagaatgtttgtggcagccctctttgtagtggccagaaactggaaactgagtggatgcccatcaattggagaatggctgaataaattgtggtatatgaatattatggaatattattgttctgtaagaaatgaccaacaggatgatttcagaaaggcctggagagacttacatgaagtgatgctgagtgaaatgagcaggaccaggagatcattgtatacttcaacaacaatgaagatcaattctgatggatgtgaacattttcaacaatgagatgaaccaaatcagttccaatagagcagtaatgaactgaaccagctacatccagcaaaagaactctgggagatgactatgaaccactacatagaattcccaattcctctatttttgtctgcctgcattttggatttccttcacaagctaattgtacactatttcaaagtccaattctttttgtacagcaaaacaactgtttagacatgtatacatatattgtatttaattaatacttaaacatatttaacatgtattggtcaacctgacatctgggggggaggagaaaaattagaacaaaaggtttggtaattgtcaatgttgtaaaattacccatgtttatatctggtaaataaaaactattataaaaaaaaaaaaagaaaagaaaaaagtgaacatagtaagTGTTGGTTTATAtccaatctctatagttctctctctggatgcacatggcGTTTTTTATTCAAAGTGGATCACTGAACCACCCAGAAGAAATTAGTCTGTCATAgatgatcattgcataatcttgctgttactgtgtataatgtattaATGGTACTACTTTTTTGCTCAGCAAAAGTTGTTGTAATtcattccaggcctttctaaaattagcttattcgtcatttttatagaacaataatattccgttgcTTTCATATATCATcacttattgagccattccccaattgatgagcatctattcattttccaattcgttgcctccacaaaaagagccactacaaacatttttacacatgtgagtccttttcccttttttattatttccctaggatacagacctagtaatggcactgctggatcaaaggatatgcagttttattgccctttgggcatagttccaaattgctctccagaaggttgaatcatttcacaactccaccaacaatgtatcagtgtcccagttttccccacatcccctccaacatttatcattatctttttctgtcatcttagctaatctgagatgcatgaagtggtacttcagaattgttttaatttacatttctcaatcaatagtgattttgagcattttttcatattatagatgactttaatttcttcatctgaatattgtctattcatatcctttcaccatttatcaattggggaatgacttgtattcttctaaatttgacacTCTTTTATACCTCTCAGAATaagatttttatcagaaacactggctatatttttttttctcatcccccccaaaaattgttgtttgtacttcccttttaatcttgtttgtgttggttttgtttgtgcaaaagctttttaattaatgtaatcaaagttgtctattttacatttcataattctctacttcttctttggtcataaattgctctcttctccaaagatctgatagataagctttttttcctcccctaatttgcttatggtatctccctttatgcccaaatcatgtagcCATTTTGAGTTTGTTTTGGTATGGAGTTTGAGATGTAGGagtatgccaagtttctgacattattttctacttttcccagcaatttttgtgaaatagtgagtttttatcctgAAGCTGGAGttttggagtttatcaaatactagattattatactTTTTGACTATTGTGTCATGTGCatataacctattccattgatccaccattctatttcttagctagcaacatatatttttaatgaccactactttataatagttttagattttgtacttgtatttttgttcattaattcccttgatattcatgaacttttgttctttcagataaattttgttattattttagcTCTATAATTTACTACTTTTCTGACTTGGGCCAACTGACTTTTGGGggatagtttttctcttttttggtaatatttatttaatttatttttaatttggtggATAAGATACACATTTCaataacagtacaataaaaaattattgcattcaaaaatgcaaattactattatatttaaatatataattatcatgtaagtttctttctttccactttttttctttccttcacataGATGTCTGTATGTAtgaaagtgtgtgtatgtatatatatgtataaatctatgtgtatataaaaaatatatatatatatatatatgtaaaatcagtCTAAACATACTTAtattcatcagttttttctctggacaCAGGTAGCATCTTTCTTATATGTTCTTTgtaataaatttgattatataattCCTATATTAAATTATACTTATATAATCATTAAACATGACATTCACTTAAAATTTATTCTTAGAACAATATAGTTGTTACTATATGCAATATtcaattttttctgattatttttctttttatcatttcattcatgtttttCATGTTTGTCTAAGATCATTGATTTcaccattttttatagcacattaGTATTACAATATTTTTAGCTTCATTTCCCTCTTCTTTGAAATGGGAGTGATAATACTTTCATTAAATACGTTAGTCCTTTTAgaatttgtaatttcatttatGTGTCCTTGTTGTATAGTTCCTTCCACTATGCAAATTTAAACACATCTTTAACTTaataaaagatcttttaaaattgtcaTAATTGAAAAATCCATTGCCTTGCAACCAACCTGATGTGAAGATtctcttaatttattttgatCTTCAGATAGCAAGTctgcagaaaaacaaaaaggccTTGCTCAATAcctttattttctaaaaagatCTGACAGAACTTGTGCCTTGTTCTAACAGTTGGGATTACTTCCATGCAACAATAAGCTATCAAGGGATAATAACAGAATAAATGTAAAcatttacaattataattatgtaacTGATCCCTTGTATTAAACCTGGTTATTTGTCCCTAGATCCATGTTTCTATTTGCTCAAATTtgttttctgaatttcattttccattgtGAATTCTCTCTCTGAGATAAGCATACAGATACAGGACATAATTTGtagaagtaaaaaataatgatttaaaataatgatttccttGAAGTGACAAGTCAGGGTACATAGTACAAAAGTACCTTAAAAATAATACTCACCACCCATTTTCCAAAGTCATCTGTCCTCTAACCCTTATGAAAAATCATTGATTATGATCTGGCCTTTGTCTTAGACTGCTGCTATTAAGCCAAGGTCCAAATATAAGGGAACTAGAAAAAGTAGTTTAATtatctggacaaaaaaaaaaccctgtattTGTATATCTAATTGACTTGTAGAGGgttgcagatagtgggggaactctgggtataaaacccttcagcccagaagaaacctgctaacaatatctggtttggctccccattttccctttgatgttcTCACCTTTCCTCAGAAGTCAAGGAGAGCATGATCACCTATTATACtcgaaacaaggatacttacaacaaggtattaactcagtggaattaataagacaatggttatctagtttacatatacttagtaattagcatggtgatataataATTCTCTCATTCACACATATtcaatatgctgtaatgatgtaattgtaatagggtatataagAATTGGGCACAGAAAGTTAGTCAGAAGTCAGTCAGACAGAAATCAGACAGAAGTCAGTCAGATAGAAGTCAGACTGACAGACTgcaaggggagggggggaagatgGTTGAGATTGGCAGACTGTCAGAAGTGACTAGTATTAACTCCAGATTGCCTATTTAGTTGGgtttgtattctacagagttcactatactccaaaagtcacaagttttgtccaggttctaaacatgttcttatcatagatttccaatcattaggggttaaatttttaaaagccaaattctctaatagcatcttaacataagatgatgtacatccataaagagtgcaagcctttttcagatctttgataatttctagatttatTATTCTAGATAAAgagtgcattttcttttttcttgacctgaagagtcaaactcttcaatcacaaggtgtacttctatttttaaatcagatgtaTCTTGCCCTTActctttagctttaattaatttgtaatcatgtcatagggggtggacaaaACTGCTGATGGGTGGTGCTAatggtgtcactgcccttccccctccttctccctccatgcATGAGGGTGAAATTGAGGGAGAAGGGTCAGGAGAAGGGGTATGCCCTAATGGTGCCTGATCAGGTgtaactgagctgtgaaagtgagaagcaccacaTTCTTTAAGCTTATTGTTATGGTATTTAAGATCCAGTTCtccatgcttttcagctgctttgccAGTaccatttccccccctttctcctcacacttccttgtctggctgttctccttaaaactttttctttttttagaacttTTGGATTCTTTAAAGACATTTGTATTATATTGCATATAAAGaatgtttcttcaggaattgaatcagaaACCACAACTTCATAATGttcctatataattatatagttgcTCTCCCACTTGTTCCCATATATCTGGGACCCTTAGATAGCCAAGAAGAcatgcactctaatatatttgaGTCCAGTGATCTCCTTCCAGGTCTGATCAACTAGCAGAtttaggttcttatgcagacactttagcacagattaattatcttatagcagcatatgagcaaattgctactgctgcttcTACCAAAGCATGGGGCACCATCCCAGGAAGACATGATacaggggaagccttcacaaaaataacacaaggtccaaatgaatcctttgctgatttcatgggacatctgcagacagctatcatatggactattggtgaaaatatagcaacagaaattatgataagacaacttgctaaagaaagtgctaatgaggtttgtagaaaaattatactaggactacacaaggatgctcctttggaggagatcataagatgctgtgccacagtgggcataaataccttttatacccaagCTATGATGGAGACTTTTCAAGATctaaacatgggaagacagagcctcttttggcaagggacttctagaggaACTCGTcagtgctttcaatgtggtaaagtagtaTAGCTGAAACCTCATTGTTGGCAGAGAAGACAGTGTgtgagaacaagacccaaaaccccatgtccaaaatgcaacagaagctTTCAttaggcatcagaatgtagattgactcagggaaatggaaAGCaaggcccagctccagggccccaggcaaaaaagcatttggggcatgatgacagctaatgttacacccagagagtctttagaagtttagtactcagacatgatcaatcagccaagaaaCAATCTATGGGAGAAAGGAATTATATGATCAATCAGTTGAGAAACAATCTGATGGGAGAATGggaaaatggggagccaaaccagatattgttagcagatTTCCTCTGGACTGAAGAGTGTTATACCTCACCCAGATTTCCCCCACTATTTTCTCTATAAAGTGGCAGACATTGACTCCATCAGGTTACAGCTTGAATATGCCTaatctggagagtaatttgagatggaagaggatatcaaaaaagggaaaaagtattcacccccatctttaaaatgtagGTGCTCCTAGCCATGTCCAGTCATATTTTTTCTCCACTAATAGAATAATTCCTATTCTCTAGTCACTCTCCTGAACCATATACTTGTGGAGATCTGCTGTTTCTATGTGATAGATGTGTGGAAAGGACAGATGAGTCCATGTTTCAATTAACCAGTCTTGACATACACCAAACTAGAACTgctgatttgtttttttaagcttaTGGTAAAGGAAgacataataataactaataattatataatacctattatgtgccaggcaccatgctaaatgctttgtaattatttattttcgGTTTTAGGAAAGCTTATTAATACACTAATAAAGAAAGATaagattttcttttgcaatttttctcagCCTCAGCTAAATGAAAACCTAATGTTTCTGAATCAGTATTCAAACCCCAGTACTTTCTGTATCCCTGCATAATCAATATCTAAGcacttctttttgtttctctctttcctataCTTATACCCTATGGGTTTCCAAAAAATGcaatatacagaaaaaaagctttggatttcttttataaggaaaaatttaagttattttttttaaattcagaagagTTATTGCCTTACACAAAAGAACAAGCTTTAGAAACAGTTTTCATCTTACTTGACTGAgtaaggaggggggaaggaaaaaatctggaatataatctccaaaatagaaaattagtaACCACTAGCCCAATTCTATTTGTTGAAAGTGATTATAGAGAGGATTccaggaagatggcagagtaggtcaaaATTCTAAGCtctctagatttaaaaaaacaaaaaaaaaaaaaaactgtacctCAGGACAAACatagaaaagtttaaaatgaaaagaagaccAGATTGGGGCATAACTATGGTCTTCCTTGGACAAAGAATATGTGAAGAAAGATATAAGGATTGAGGTTTGATTCCTAAGAGTGTAAATACCTCTAAGctacttcaattaaaaaaaagaagaagaagaaaagaaaaacacaagtaGGAGACTTGAGATAAGCTGGGTTGTGTGGTAACCTCAGTCCCAATCACAGTATCTATCACATCCAAGCAGTATGGATTAAAGATTGAGGGAACTTCTGCTAATAAGTAATTCCAGAGACAAAGAAGCAGCTTTGGGCAAAAAGGAACCAGTACCCACTGACAaaatgcagaagcagtggggcagaaACACTGCCAAAGAGTAAAGTTACATGGCTATTtgttcaaaaagaattcatagaaaaactcacaaaaaactttaaaaatcaaatgagattgaggaaaaactaaaagaaaattaagaccaatctaagaaaaataagattatgaaaagaaagttaacccACTAGTTTTcccactagggaaaaaaaaaagatccagagtcttgaggaagaaa
The DNA window shown above is from Sminthopsis crassicaudata isolate SCR6 chromosome 2, ASM4859323v1, whole genome shotgun sequence and carries:
- the LOC141552719 gene encoding olfactory receptor 2AG1-like: MEFWNITLIDSFFLIGILQDSSFPELVCFIIIFLYLVAMASNGLLLMLIVMDNRLHVPMYFLLSQLSLMDLLFTSVVAPKTVIDYLCGQNTISFTNCGLQMFLALTLGGAEDILLAFMAYDRYVAIRHPLNYMVIMRPKVCWSMVVISWLLASLSALVHTIYTMHFPFCRAREIHHLLCEIPPLLKLACAETSQYMFILYTTGVTFLLIPLSAILTSYTLVLNAVFHMPSTQGREKALLTCSSHMTVVGMYYGAAMFMYVLPSAYHNPEQDNILSVFYTIVTPALNPLIYSLRNKDVLGALKKITRKGSSGQRF